Proteins found in one Coleofasciculaceae cyanobacterium genomic segment:
- a CDS encoding ATP phosphoribosyltransferase regulatory subunit, translated as MTFHSEFAILLEMIYQPPAGARDLLPLEVEQKRWINDRLQHRFQTWGYQRIVTSTLEWLDTLTAGGAIKPSKVIQLRNNGENSLGLRPELTASIARAAVTRMAGNTYPQRLCYRANVFRNPPSSHHGRQLEFYQAGVELLFAGGVLADVEIILLLADCLYDLGIPDWSILLGEAGLTRSLLAVFPESIRTSVRNCIANLDRIALEKLELTADLKARALLLFDLRGKPADVLSKISSLDLDVAAQETVNNLKSLIELLNNSCERPLPLTLDLSLLQTFDYYTGIVFKAVSFQEQQSYILAEGGRYDRLLGLYDPQGKSSPGIGFSLYIEDLHSCLLSTEKLPQQAPASDCIIIPTTTKVEAIALRYARQLRSEDDSARVEIDLGERSEAAIKQYAKTCRIKQLIWIEADGTPRVETLN; from the coding sequence TTGACTTTTCACAGCGAATTCGCCATTTTACTAGAAATGATTTATCAACCCCCTGCTGGAGCTAGAGATTTACTGCCTTTAGAAGTAGAGCAAAAGCGTTGGATTAACGATCGCCTGCAACACAGATTTCAAACTTGGGGCTATCAGCGAATTGTCACCTCTACTTTGGAATGGCTCGATACCCTAACCGCAGGTGGTGCAATTAAACCCTCTAAAGTGATTCAACTACGCAATAACGGCGAAAACTCTTTGGGATTGCGTCCTGAATTAACTGCCTCTATTGCCCGTGCAGCAGTAACTAGGATGGCAGGCAATACTTATCCACAACGTCTTTGCTATCGTGCCAATGTATTTCGTAACCCACCGTCAAGTCATCATGGTCGCCAGCTAGAATTTTATCAGGCTGGAGTTGAGCTACTGTTTGCTGGAGGTGTTTTGGCTGATGTTGAAATTATTTTGTTGTTGGCAGACTGTTTATATGACTTGGGTATACCAGATTGGTCAATTTTGTTAGGAGAAGCAGGATTAACGCGATCGCTTTTGGCAGTATTTCCAGAATCAATTCGTACCTCAGTACGTAATTGTATTGCGAATCTCGATCGTATTGCTTTAGAAAAATTAGAATTGACAGCAGATTTGAAAGCACGAGCTTTGTTATTGTTTGATTTACGAGGCAAGCCAGCAGACGTTTTAAGCAAGATTTCTAGTCTGGATTTAGATGTTGCTGCCCAGGAAACAGTTAATAATCTTAAATCTTTAATTGAATTACTTAATAATAGTTGTGAGCGTCCTTTACCCCTAACACTCGATCTCAGTCTGTTGCAAACCTTTGATTACTATACAGGGATTGTCTTTAAAGCAGTCAGTTTTCAGGAGCAACAGTCTTATATTTTGGCTGAAGGAGGGCGTTACGATCGATTATTGGGACTATACGATCCTCAAGGTAAATCATCACCTGGGATTGGTTTTTCTCTCTACATCGAAGATTTACATTCTTGTTTATTATCCACCGAAAAATTACCCCAACAAGCTCCTGCAAGCGATTGTATAATCATTCCCACGACTACTAAAGTAGAAGCGATCGCCCTTAGATACGCTCGTCAATTAAGAAGTGAAGACGATTCTGCCAGGGTTGAAATTGATTTAGGTGAGCGATCTGAAGCAGCAATTAAGCAATATGCTAAAACTTGTCGGATTAAGCAATTGATTTGGATTGAAGCCGATGGTACACCCAGAGTTGAAACTTTAAATTAA